One window from the genome of Salvia splendens isolate huo1 chromosome 9, SspV2, whole genome shotgun sequence encodes:
- the LOC121749460 gene encoding uncharacterized protein LOC121749460 has product MIEIVRKIRERIKEAQDRQKSYADVRRTDLHFSVGDKVFLKVSPSKGIARFGVKGKLRPRYIGPYEILEAVGPVAYRLALQSSFGNVQNVFHVSQLRKYVFDPKHVIHQEEMMLNPDLSYEEKPKAILDRKVQQLRNKSIPSVKVLWDTMGRKRPCGSWKLK; this is encoded by the coding sequence atgatagaaattgtcagAAAAATCCGAGAGAGAATCAAGGAGGCTCAGGACAGACAGAAGTCctacgcggatgtccgacggACTGATTTGCATTTTTCAGTGGGAGATAAagtcttcttgaaagtatcGCCCTCGAAGGGGATAGCCAGATTTGGAGTCAAGGGAAAACTCCGACCCCGATACATAGGACCGTACGAAATCCTAGAAGCAGTTGGACCAGTGGCTTATCGACTAGCACTACAGTCGAGCTTTGGGAACGTTCAAAACGTATTCCATGTATCCCAGCTCAGGAAGTATGTGTTCGACCCGAAGCACGTAATTCATCAGGAAGAGATGATGTTAAACCCGGATCTGAGCTATGAGGAAAAGCCCAAGGCAATTCTGGACAGGAAGGTGCAGCAATTAAGAAACAAATCCATTCCTTCAGTAAAGGTACTTTGGGACACCATGGGCAGGAAGAGGCCATGTGGGAGTTGGAAGCTAAAATGA
- the LOC121749461 gene encoding uncharacterized protein LOC121749461, with product MDLMNSVFHLYLDKFVLVFIDDVLIYSKNEKEYEEHLRLALETLREEKLYAKFSKYEFRILKYCEANDSATQEGNQGLMVSRVRGKLPITEGEIDQRTCTSSPRARTDYVVYTDASKSGLGCVLMQNGKMIACASRQLRPHELNYPTHDLELAAVVHALKIWRHHLYGVKCEIFTDHKSLKYFFE from the exons atggatttgatgaacagTGTTTTCCATCTGTATCTCGATAAGTTTGTCCTAGTCTTCATCGATGATGTACTGATatactccaaaaatgaaaagGAATACGAGGAACACCTGCGGCTTGCCCTAGAGACGCTACGGGaagagaagttgtacgccaaattcagcaagtacGAATTCAG gattctcaaATATTGCGAGGCCAATGACTCAGCAACTCAAGAAGGGAACCAAGGTCTCATGGTCTCCCGAGTGCGAGGTAAGCTTCCAATTactgaaggagaaattgaccagcGCACCTGTACTAGCAGTCCTAGAGCCAGGACGGACTACGTTGTCTACACGGATGCCTCCAAGAgcggacttggatgtgtgctgATGCAGAATGGGAAGATGATCGCTTGCGCATCACGACAGCTCAGGCCACACGAACTCAACTATCCAACACACGATTTAGAGCTAGCTGCAGTGGTACACGCATTGAAAATCTGGAGACACCACCTATACGGAGTTAAGTGCGAGATTTTCACggaccacaagagtctcaaatacttcttcgaGTAG